One genomic window of Caenorhabditis elegans chromosome I includes the following:
- the C46H11.10 gene encoding F-box domain-containing protein (Confirmed by transcript evidence), whose protein sequence is MTTDSLSQIDTDQDEYGEEIEMASNSLGNLPDVVLQHLAPFLQWSTCRALSEVNLRFRSHFKQHLKEGQALSIKGQVSVGVGDRVNDCQNVSFLSEFYTIRVEMDDNMVVDWTLKLQSGVRTVVHRHYDGNTQTTTTKSVHLSSRDYLEKVLKWILARYQFKKIHLGVQGLAPLFSSYKGEIENVGISDEIEYLKLAEKFRPKHLTLFKPAQNTYNKGFFDLKKFPQLEELRMYGVPLDLDQLIESNISEVAADTIDKDIKLKHVRKIINNWKNGIINYKSIMISPSCSQFGIYCPHNQWSELTDHLVEANALYDNVVNIKEKIGSARYSPRSFEFEVWEADRY, encoded by the exons atgacaACAGATTCACTTTCACAAATTGACACAGATCAAGATGAATATGGAGAGGAAATTGAg ATGGCATCAAACTCTTTGGGAAATCTCCCTGATGTAGTTCTCCAACATTTGGCGCCATTTCTCCAGTGGTCAACTTGCCGAGCTCTTTCTGAAGTAAACTTAAGATTTCGGAGTCATTTTAAGCAGCACCTGAAGGAAGGACAAGCTTTGTCTATCAAAGGACAAGTATCAGTTGGTGTAGGTGATAGAGTGAACGATTGTCAGAACGTTTCATTTCTTTCTGAGTTTTACACAATTCGTGTTGAAATGGACGATAATATGGTTGTCGATTGGACGTTGAAATTGCAAAGTGGAGTTCGGACAGTGGTTCATCGACATTATGATGGCAACACACAAACAACAACTACAAAATCCGTGCATTTGTCGTCGAGagattatttggaaaaagttttgaaatggaTTTTGGCAAGATATCAATTCAAAAAGATTCATCTCGGAGTT CAAGGCCTGGCTCCGCTTTTCTCTTCCTACAAAGGCGAAATCGAAAATGTTGGAATATCGGATGAAATTGAATATCTGAAGCTCGCTGAAAAATTCCGTCCAAAACATTTGACGCTTTTCAAACCAGCACAGAATACCTATAACAAaggatttttcgatttaaag AAATTTCCGCAGCTAGAAGAGCTCCGGATGTATGGAGTGCCATTGGATTTGGATCAATTGATCGAATCAAATATATCAGAAGTGGCAGCTGATACAATTGATAAGGATATTAAATTGAAGCATGTGAGGAAAATAATTAAT aactggaaaaatggaataatcAATTACAAATCAATAATGATTAGTCCATCATGCAGTCAATTTGGAATATATTGCCCTCATAATCAGTGGAGTGAGCTAACAGATCACTTGGTTGAAGCAAATGCCCTCTACGATAATGTAGTgaatattaaagaaaaaatcggatCGGCTAGATATTCGCCAAGAAGTTTTGAGTTTGAAGTATGGGAAGCTGATCGATATTGA
- the C46H11.10 gene encoding F-box C protein (Confirmed by transcript evidence) produces MDDNMVVDWTLKLQSGVRTVVHRHYDGNTQTTTTKSVHLSSRDYLEKVLKWILARYQFKKIHLGVQGLAPLFSSYKGEIENVGISDEIEYLKLAEKFRPKHLTLFKPAQNTYNKGFFDLKKFPQLEELRMYGVPLDLDQLIESNISEVAADTIDKDIKLKHVRKIINNWKNGIINYKSIMISPSCSQFGIYCPHNQWSELTDHLVEANALYDNVVNIKEKIGSARYSPRSFEFEVWEADRY; encoded by the exons ATGGACGATAATATGGTTGTCGATTGGACGTTGAAATTGCAAAGTGGAGTTCGGACAGTGGTTCATCGACATTATGATGGCAACACACAAACAACAACTACAAAATCCGTGCATTTGTCGTCGAGagattatttggaaaaagttttgaaatggaTTTTGGCAAGATATCAATTCAAAAAGATTCATCTCGGAGTT CAAGGCCTGGCTCCGCTTTTCTCTTCCTACAAAGGCGAAATCGAAAATGTTGGAATATCGGATGAAATTGAATATCTGAAGCTCGCTGAAAAATTCCGTCCAAAACATTTGACGCTTTTCAAACCAGCACAGAATACCTATAACAAaggatttttcgatttaaag AAATTTCCGCAGCTAGAAGAGCTCCGGATGTATGGAGTGCCATTGGATTTGGATCAATTGATCGAATCAAATATATCAGAAGTGGCAGCTGATACAATTGATAAGGATATTAAATTGAAGCATGTGAGGAAAATAATTAAT aactggaaaaatggaataatcAATTACAAATCAATAATGATTAGTCCATCATGCAGTCAATTTGGAATATATTGCCCTCATAATCAGTGGAGTGAGCTAACAGATCACTTGGTTGAAGCAAATGCCCTCTACGATAATGTAGTgaatattaaagaaaaaatcggatCGGCTAGATATTCGCCAAGAAGTTTTGAGTTTGAAGTATGGGAAGCTGATCGATATTGA
- the C46H11.1 gene encoding uncharacterized protein (Partially confirmed by transcript evidence) has translation MIHEVAGDGTKRSFHEKKKMDESYQRNGRTNLEHVPRLKLGKLFIFISASTNKTCLQIDNEITNN, from the exons ATGATTCATGAGGTGGCAGGGGACGGAACAAAAAGAAgctttcatgaaaaaaaaaagatggatGAATCATATCAGAGAAATGGAAGAACAAATTTAGAACATGTACCTCGCCTT aaattgggaaagttatttatatttatttcagcCTCAACAAATAAAACTTGTTTACAAATTGATAATGAAATTACAAATAactga
- the C46H11.2 gene encoding Flavin-containing monooxygenase (Confirmed by transcript evidence), with product MPKRVCVIGAGAAGLAAAKHSLAQGLEVEVFEQTGNVGGTWVYSKQTGSHSSMYQNMTTNLPKEVMQFRGVPFRNELPSFLTHENVREYLQEFSQGMPIHFNQTVENVERIDDKWKVTTHHGAGIDEHFFDIVFVCNGHYFAPNNPYEESAFEGSFIHSHDYRHSKDYIDKEVIVIGAGPSGIDISLQLSETAKKITLISKKATYPTLPDNITQISQHVKQVVPEGCETDDGTLITADAIIVCTGYFYKYPFLSDNILRVKENNQLVSPIFEHVVHAEYPNSLYFIGLNLVTITFPLFEYQVKMALSFATGRAPIPDRKMLIDYEKNQIEHQKSRGLAVRFYHLLQSEQWEYLARIAKLGNFDEWPYMKTIENITTYLQEKRKSNVIEYKNINFKLSEDGMDYEVVKC from the exons ATGCCTAAACGTGTTTGTGTCATTGGAGCAGGAGCTGCTGGGCTGGCTGCAGCAAAGCATTCGTTGGCTCAGGGACTTGAG GTAGAAGTATTTGAGCAAACTGGAAATGTCGGAGGAACATGGGTCTATTCAAAACAAACAGGCTCTCATTCCAGTATGTATCAAAATATGAC AACAAATCTTCCAAAAGAAGTAATGCAATTCCGTGGAGTACCATTCCGTAATGAGCTTCCATCATTCCTTACCCACGAAAACGTTCGAGAATATCTTCAAGAATTCTCTCAAGGAATGCCAATTCATTTCAATCAAACAGTGGAGAATGTTGAACGAATTGATGACAAATGGAAG GTGACCACACATCATGGAGCTGGTATTGATGAACACTTTTTCGATATCGTATTTGTATGTAATGGACATTATTTTGCACCAAACAATCCTTATGAAGAGTCCGCTTTCGAAG GATCTTTCATCCACAGTCATGATTATCGGCATTCCAAAGACTATATCGATAAGGAGGTTATTGTGATTGGAGCTGGGCCTTCTGGTATTGATATTTCACTTCAACTATCTGAAACTGCCAAGAAAATCACCCTGATCAGCAAAAAAGCCACGTATCCAACACTTCCTGATAATATCACTCAAATCAGTCAACACGTGAAACAAGTAGTACCTGAAGGGTGTGAAACTGATGATGGAACTCTTATTACTGCCGATGCTATCATTGTTTGTACCGGATATTTTTATAAG taCCCATTCCTCAGTGACAATATACTTCgggtaaaagaaaacaatcAACTGGTATCACCAATATTCGAACATGTTGTTCATGCAGAATACCCGAAtagtttatattttattg gtctCAATCTTGTCACAATTACGTTTCCACTATTTGAATATCAAGTAAAGATGGCACTGTCATTTGCAACGGGTCGAGCGCCAATCCCAGATCGGAAAATGTTGATTGATTacgagaaaaatcaaattga ACATCAAAAGTCTCGTGGCCTCGCTGTTCGGTTCTATCATCTTCTGCAATCAGAGCAATGGGAATATTTGGCACGAATCGCGAAGCTTGGTAACTTTGACGAGTGGCCTTAtatgaaaacaattgaaaatatcacGACATATCTtcaagaaaaacggaaaagcaATGTTATCGAGTACAAGAATATCAATTTCAAGTTAAGTGAAGATGGAATGGATTATGAAGTTGTTAAATGttga